A genomic window from Blattabacterium cuenoti includes:
- the gcvT gene encoding glycine cleavage system aminomethyltransferase GcvT: protein MKENKLFKKTILYDNHIQLGAKIISYSGYYMPLQYFSSLKEHMAVRNSIGLFDISHMGKFILEGINSNNLLQYLTSNDVSKIKPNQAQYSCLINHYGGIIDDLIIYKISEKKFLLIVNAINIEKNKIWIKKYIKNNINFIDVTQEYSLLSIQGPKTFKLIQKLTNIPLNKIPYFHFKIGKFAGINNIFISNTGYTGSSGIEIYIHNKYAKKIWNEILSTNLSIIPCGIASRDSLRLEMGYRLYGKDISEETSPIEAGLSWITKFNKKFIAKKILQKQKKKGTKKKFISFIIEKEKVIPRSGYLLKNKNNCIIGKVTSGNFSPILKKGIGLAYIENNHQLNHIFFTKKNKNIPIKLVKLPFIQI from the coding sequence ATGAAGGAAAATAAACTTTTTAAAAAAACAATTTTATATGATAATCATATACAATTAGGAGCAAAAATAATTTCTTATTCCGGATATTATATGCCACTTCAATATTTTTCTTCATTAAAAGAACATATGGCTGTTAGAAATTCAATAGGATTATTTGATATTAGTCATATGGGAAAATTTATTTTAGAAGGAATTAATTCTAATAATTTACTTCAATATTTAACATCTAATGATGTTTCTAAAATAAAACCAAATCAAGCTCAATATTCATGTTTAATTAATCATTATGGAGGAATTATAGATGATTTAATTATTTATAAAATTTCAGAAAAAAAATTTTTACTTATAGTTAATGCAATTAATATTGAAAAAAATAAAATATGGATAAAAAAATATATTAAAAATAATATAAATTTTATTGATGTTACTCAAGAATATTCTCTTTTATCCATACAAGGACCAAAAACTTTTAAGTTAATTCAAAAATTAACAAATATTCCATTAAATAAAATTCCATATTTTCATTTTAAAATAGGTAAATTTGCAGGAATAAATAATATATTTATTTCTAATACAGGATATACTGGATCTAGTGGAATAGAAATATATATTCATAATAAATATGCAAAAAAAATATGGAATGAGATTTTATCAACAAATTTATCAATAATTCCTTGTGGAATTGCCAGTAGAGATTCATTAAGATTAGAAATGGGATATCGTTTATATGGAAAAGATATTTCTGAAGAAACTTCCCCTATAGAAGCTGGATTATCATGGATTACTAAATTTAATAAAAAATTTATAGCTAAAAAAATATTACAAAAACAAAAAAAAAAAGGAACTAAAAAAAAATTTATTTCTTTTATCATAGAAAAAGAAAAAGTAATACCTAGATCAGGATATTTATTAAAAAATAAAAATAATTGTATTATTGGAAAAGTTACTTCTGGTAATTTTTCACCTATTTTAAAAAAAGGGATTGGATTAGCATATATTGAAAATAATCATCAATTAAATCATATTTTTTTTACAAAAAAAAATAAAAATATTCCTATAAAATTAGTAAAATTACCCTTCATTCAAATTTAA
- a CDS encoding transcription antitermination protein NusB — protein sequence MLIRRYFRIKSLQFLYAQYLSKIDFKKVEKNMLHSIEELHYIYISLLHLILRIRDKAIIIKKKNYSNINFTIIYNSILEILSNNKYLLKYKSIKNYNQILWKKQDEYVFSLFNEMQKSELYKKYIKETHPTFEKDKMFIINFYKNFIIPNKQLISYIEDQYINGLSNINIAHSMVCKTFQFIKSSTPSNFKLKNNYKNNENKKFIINLYRNTLLHKEEFNKLINIISNNWDIKRIAIIDLIILQMGICEFLYFPNIPPKATMNEYIEITKIFGMEKSKIFINGILDKAFKFLSKKNKIFKKGKGLI from the coding sequence ATGTTAATTAGACGATATTTTAGAATAAAAAGTTTACAATTTTTATATGCTCAATATTTATCCAAAATAGATTTTAAAAAAGTTGAAAAAAATATGCTTCATAGTATTGAAGAATTACATTATATATATATATCCCTTCTTCATTTAATATTAAGGATTAGAGACAAAGCTATAATAATAAAAAAAAAAAATTATTCTAACATAAATTTTACAATAATATATAATTCTATATTAGAAATATTATCTAATAATAAATATTTATTAAAATATAAATCTATAAAAAATTATAATCAAATTTTATGGAAAAAACAAGATGAATATGTTTTTTCGTTATTTAACGAAATGCAAAAATCAGAACTTTATAAAAAATATATAAAAGAAACACATCCTACTTTTGAAAAAGATAAAATGTTTATTATAAATTTTTATAAAAATTTTATTATTCCAAATAAACAATTAATATCTTATATTGAAGATCAATATATTAATGGATTATCTAATATAAATATAGCACATAGTATGGTATGTAAAACGTTTCAATTTATTAAATCATCCACTCCTTCTAATTTCAAATTAAAAAATAATTATAAAAATAATGAAAATAAAAAATTTATTATTAATTTATATAGAAATACTCTTCTTCATAAAGAAGAATTTAATAAATTAATTAATATTATTTCTAATAATTGGGATATTAAAAGAATAGCAATTATAGATTTAATAATATTACAAATGGGGATTTGTGAATTTTTATATTTTCCAAATATACCTCCAAAAGCTACTATGAATGAATATATAGAAATTACAAAAATTTTTGGAATGGAAAAAAGTAAAATTTTTATTAATGGAATTTTAGATAAAGCTTTTAAATTTTTATCTAAAAAAAATAAAATTTTTAAAAAAGGAAAAGGATTAATATAA
- a CDS encoding PaaI family thioesterase: MKKINKIKLLKRLNRFNKNTLMNTLKIKYINIGKNTLTGNMFINRKKLLQPIGYLHGGAIVSLAESIGSTLSNLQVDYKIFNVFNIEFSINHIKSIKKGILFAKAKIIHKGKTLHLIKIHIYNEYKKNISFCKMTNIIILKKKKNDRTYLEKNTSKNYKEL, translated from the coding sequence ATGAAAAAAATAAATAAAATAAAATTATTAAAACGATTAAATCGTTTTAATAAAAATACATTAATGAATACTTTAAAAATTAAATATATTAATATAGGAAAAAATACTTTAACAGGGAATATGTTTATAAATAGAAAAAAATTACTTCAACCAATTGGATATCTTCATGGTGGTGCTATAGTTTCTTTAGCAGAAAGTATAGGTAGTACTTTATCAAACTTACAAGTAGATTATAAAATATTTAATGTATTTAATATAGAATTTTCTATCAATCATATAAAATCTATTAAAAAAGGAATATTATTTGCAAAAGCTAAAATTATTCATAAAGGGAAAACTCTTCATTTAATAAAAATTCATATATATAATGAATATAAAAAAAATATTAGTTTTTGTAAAATGACAAATATAATAATTTTAAAAAAAAAAAAGAATGATAGAACTTACTTGGAAAAAAATACATCAAAAAATTATAAAGAATTATAA
- the yajC gene encoding preprotein translocase subunit YajC encodes MFSIVLQNSIANTLWMFALIFIVFYFFMIRPQIRKQKKEKYFQKNLKKGNYIVTNTGIHGKIIELTDYFCLLEINVGKIKIEKNTISKELTQLRYAEKIYIHKNKEIEYKKNINK; translated from the coding sequence ATGTTTTCTATTGTATTACAAAATTCTATAGCAAATACTCTTTGGATGTTTGCTTTAATATTTATTGTTTTTTATTTTTTTATGATTCGTCCTCAAATACGAAAACAAAAAAAAGAAAAATATTTTCAAAAAAATCTCAAAAAAGGAAATTATATCGTAACTAATACAGGAATACATGGAAAAATTATAGAATTAACAGATTATTTTTGTTTATTAGAAATTAACGTAGGAAAAATAAAAATAGAAAAAAATACTATATCCAAAGAATTAACTCAATTACGTTATGCAGAAAAAATTTATATACATAAAAATAAAGAAATAGAATATAAAAAAAATATAAACAAATGA
- a CDS encoding chorismate-binding protein has product MIELTWKKIHQKIIKNYKKNKNFVLFKKPNENKIFFYDQNKKIKNNKKYFLISSFNCKNTIKIYSKKIYFLNLKKFIQSSPNYLNKEKKKNYLKYSIEYKNLIKKAISTIKKKNLQKVVVSRFIKIPFHKFYLKKTFQKLIYSYPKSFITYWYNIHYGSWIGATPELFLKLNDQKLQTIPLAGTIFNNKKWTKKELEEHKIVIKYIVNILKSYSGNITIGKIKSIKVGNLSHLKTSINFNFLKKEKQFSILNRLHPTPSICGYPKKKSWNFIKKNEKFKRNFYTGYFGTVDDKKKNMELYLNLRCARIRINKKDITLYAGSGITKYSNLNQEYIETENKIKSIISQLIFK; this is encoded by the coding sequence ATGATAGAACTTACTTGGAAAAAAATACATCAAAAAATTATAAAGAATTATAAAAAAAATAAAAATTTTGTTTTATTTAAAAAACCAAATGAAAATAAAATTTTTTTTTATGATCAAAATAAAAAAATAAAAAATAACAAAAAATATTTTTTAATTAGTAGTTTTAATTGTAAGAATACAATAAAAATTTATTCTAAAAAAATTTATTTTTTAAATTTAAAAAAATTTATTCAATCTTCTCCTAATTATCTTAATAAAGAAAAAAAAAAAAATTATTTAAAATATTCTATTGAATATAAAAATTTAATAAAAAAAGCTATTTCTACTATAAAAAAAAAAAACTTACAAAAAGTTGTTGTATCTAGATTTATTAAAATTCCATTTCATAAATTTTATTTAAAAAAAACTTTTCAAAAATTAATATATTCTTATCCTAAATCTTTTATTACTTATTGGTATAATATTCATTATGGATCTTGGATAGGAGCTACTCCAGAATTATTTTTAAAATTAAATGATCAAAAATTACAAACAATTCCTTTAGCAGGAACTATTTTTAATAATAAAAAATGGACAAAAAAAGAATTAGAAGAACATAAAATCGTTATTAAATATATAGTAAATATATTAAAATCTTATTCTGGAAATATTACTATAGGAAAAATAAAATCGATTAAAGTAGGAAATTTAAGTCATTTAAAAACTTCTATTAATTTTAATTTTTTAAAAAAAGAAAAACAATTTTCAATATTAAATCGTTTACATCCAACTCCTTCAATATGTGGATATCCTAAAAAAAAATCTTGGAATTTCATTAAAAAAAATGAAAAATTTAAAAGAAATTTTTATACAGGATATTTTGGAACTGTAGATGATAAAAAAAAAAATATGGAATTATATTTAAATTTAAGATGTGCTAGAATTAGAATAAATAAAAAAGATATTACTTTATATGCAGGAAGTGGAATTACTAAATATTCTAATTTAAATCAAGAATATATAGAAACAGAAAATAAAATAAAAAGTATTATTTCTCAATTAATTTTTAAATAA
- a CDS encoding NAD(P)/FAD-dependent oxidoreductase: MNIPILKNIKRVVIIGAGFAGLQMAKKLKRKKFQIILIDKNNYHTFQPLLYQVATAGLEPDSIAHSIRKIIKNTKNFFFRLAKVHYINTKKQKIYTNVGELFYDYLIIATGSITNYFGNKNIEYYSFPMKSIPEALNLRSLILQNFESSLLTNNLKKKERLMNFVIVGGGPTGVELAGALAEMKKYILPYDYPDLDIQKKMNIYLLQASHRLLDGMSETSAKHAFKNLKDLGVIIWLDCLVKDYNGKIVSIDKNKIIESANMIWTAGVKGAIIKGFFKEDVKKHRILVNENLKSLKYNNIFAIGDIAYVINNKYYPHGHPMTAQPAIQQGNYLANYFNYFLEKNKKIKPFQYKNLGTMATIGRNKAVCDFTYFKLKGFLAWIIWMFIHLISLVGFRNRVIALMNWVIQYFHYHKSVRLIIRPFYRKKKII, translated from the coding sequence ATGAATATTCCTATATTAAAAAATATAAAAAGAGTAGTTATTATTGGTGCTGGATTTGCCGGATTACAAATGGCAAAAAAATTAAAAAGAAAAAAATTTCAAATTATACTTATAGATAAAAATAATTATCACACTTTTCAACCTTTATTATATCAAGTTGCTACAGCTGGATTAGAACCAGATTCTATTGCACATTCTATTCGAAAAATTATAAAAAACACAAAAAATTTTTTCTTTAGATTAGCTAAAGTACATTATATAAATACAAAAAAACAAAAAATTTATACTAATGTAGGTGAACTTTTTTATGATTATTTAATTATAGCAACTGGATCTATAACTAATTATTTTGGAAATAAAAATATTGAATATTATTCTTTTCCTATGAAATCTATTCCAGAAGCTTTAAACTTAAGAAGTTTAATTTTACAAAATTTTGAATCATCATTACTTACTAATAATTTAAAAAAAAAAGAAAGATTAATGAATTTTGTAATTGTTGGGGGAGGGCCTACAGGAGTTGAACTTGCTGGAGCATTAGCGGAAATGAAAAAATATATACTTCCATATGATTATCCAGATTTAGATATTCAAAAAAAAATGAATATTTATTTATTACAAGCATCACATAGATTATTAGATGGAATGTCTGAAACATCAGCAAAACACGCTTTTAAAAATTTAAAAGATTTAGGTGTTATTATTTGGTTAGATTGTTTAGTTAAAGATTATAATGGAAAAATTGTTTCTATCGATAAAAATAAAATTATAGAATCAGCTAATATGATATGGACAGCTGGAGTAAAAGGAGCTATTATAAAAGGATTTTTTAAAGAAGATGTAAAAAAACACAGAATTTTAGTAAATGAAAATTTAAAATCTTTAAAATATAATAATATTTTTGCTATTGGAGATATTGCATATGTAATTAATAATAAGTATTATCCACATGGTCATCCTATGACAGCTCAACCTGCTATTCAACAAGGAAATTATCTTGCAAATTATTTTAATTATTTTCTAGAAAAAAATAAAAAAATTAAACCTTTTCAATATAAAAATTTAGGAACTATGGCAACTATTGGCAGAAATAAAGCTGTTTGTGATTTTACATATTTTAAATTAAAAGGTTTTTTAGCTTGGATCATTTGGATGTTTATTCATTTAATCAGTTTAGTAGGATTTAGAAATAGAGTAATAGCTTTAATGAATTGGGTAATACAATATTTTCATTATCATAAAAGTGTTAGATTGATTATTAGACCTTTTTATAGAAAAAAAAAAATTATTTAA
- a CDS encoding zinc metallopeptidase: MNYYLIIGITFFISVIVSLILKYKIKLYSKYHLRIPMNGKEIAEKMLIDNGIYDVQVSSIEGELTDHYNPLNKIINLSEDVYYENNIASAAIAAHECGHVLQHKLGYNILKLRNQLVPILNFSSKITNFVIMSGLTVFYSSNGQNSIILKLGIGLFFLAVFFSFITLPIEFDASKRALNWLKEKNIVSYQEYFYAKDSLKWAAMTYVISSLGSLAQLIYFLSFFRKEN; the protein is encoded by the coding sequence ATGAATTATTATTTAATTATTGGAATAACTTTTTTTATTAGTGTAATTGTTAGTTTAATATTGAAATATAAAATTAAATTATATTCTAAATATCATTTACGTATACCTATGAATGGTAAAGAAATAGCAGAAAAAATGTTAATAGATAATGGTATTTATGATGTACAAGTTTCATCTATAGAAGGAGAATTAACTGATCATTATAATCCATTAAATAAAATAATTAATTTAAGTGAAGATGTTTATTATGAAAATAATATTGCTTCTGCAGCTATTGCTGCTCATGAATGTGGTCATGTTTTACAACATAAATTAGGTTATAATATCTTAAAATTAAGAAATCAATTAGTTCCTATTTTAAATTTTAGTTCAAAAATTACTAATTTTGTGATTATGTCTGGATTAACTGTATTTTATAGTTCCAATGGACAAAATTCTATAATTCTTAAATTAGGAATAGGATTATTTTTTTTAGCTGTATTTTTTTCTTTTATTACTCTTCCGATAGAATTTGATGCAAGTAAAAGAGCTTTAAATTGGTTAAAAGAAAAAAATATAGTTTCTTATCAAGAATATTTTTATGCTAAAGATTCTTTAAAATGGGCTGCTATGACTTACGTTATATCATCATTAGGTAGTTTAGCTCAATTAATTTATTTTTTATCTTTTTTTAGAAAAGAGAATTAA
- a CDS encoding 6-pyruvoyl trahydropterin synthase family protein, giving the protein MKATISRKGYFSAAHRLYNSNWNYKKNIETFGKCAFLNYHGHNYEYIVSLTGEINPETGFIFNLQKLKNILYEEIENIFDHKNINLDIKYFLNINPTIENIVIFIWDKIRKKISFNLKLEITLYETINNFVKYEGK; this is encoded by the coding sequence ATGAAAGCGACTATTAGTAGAAAAGGATATTTTAGTGCAGCACATAGACTTTATAATTCTAATTGGAATTATAAAAAAAATATTGAAACATTTGGAAAATGTGCTTTTTTAAATTATCATGGACATAATTATGAATATATAGTTAGTCTTACGGGAGAAATTAATCCAGAAACTGGATTTATTTTTAATTTACAAAAATTAAAAAATATTCTTTATGAAGAAATAGAAAATATTTTTGATCATAAAAATATTAACTTAGATATTAAATATTTTTTGAATATTAATCCTACAATAGAAAATATTGTTATTTTTATATGGGACAAAATAAGAAAAAAAATATCTTTTAATTTAAAATTAGAAATAACTTTATATGAAACTATCAATAATTTTGTAAAATATGAAGGAAAATAA
- a CDS encoding DUF3276 family protein codes for MDEKEKIKERNEIFSRTLKTGSRTYFFDARETRAGDYYLTITESKKNFTETGEITYKKHKIYLYKEDFYKFQNILNDMIKFIINEKGREVISERHQKDFKNHTTFNQEMKNFQKKTSEEKKFTNINFEDI; via the coding sequence ATGGACGAAAAAGAAAAAATTAAAGAAAGAAATGAAATTTTTTCACGTACTTTAAAAACAGGAAGTCGTACGTATTTTTTTGATGCTAGAGAAACTAGAGCTGGAGATTATTATTTAACTATTACGGAAAGTAAAAAAAATTTTACTGAAACGGGAGAAATTACTTATAAAAAACATAAAATTTATTTATATAAAGAAGATTTTTATAAATTTCAAAATATATTAAATGATATGATAAAATTTATTATTAATGAAAAAGGAAGAGAAGTAATATCAGAACGTCATCAAAAAGATTTTAAAAATCATACAACATTTAATCAAGAAATGAAAAATTTTCAAAAAAAAACATCAGAAGAAAAAAAATTTACTAATATTAATTTTGAAGATATTTAA
- a CDS encoding isopentenyl-diphosphate Delta-isomerase, with protein MNKKKDFIPLIGKGNKIIGFEKKKTIHIKGLLHSAVSVFIFHPKKNKSMLMLQKRSSKKYHSSLLWTNTCCSHPRKNESLLKAAHRCLIEEMGFDCFLEKKFNFTYHVILKNGLIEYELDHVFVGYYAYSPIINYKEVEKWKWISLKKLIKNIRLFPEYYTIWLKIIINNYLQKLYF; from the coding sequence ATGAATAAAAAAAAAGATTTTATTCCTTTAATAGGAAAAGGAAATAAAATTATTGGTTTTGAAAAAAAAAAAACAATTCATATCAAAGGATTATTACATAGTGCTGTTTCTGTTTTTATTTTTCATCCAAAAAAAAATAAATCTATGTTAATGTTACAAAAAAGATCATCAAAAAAATATCATTCTTCATTACTTTGGACTAATACATGTTGTAGTCATCCTAGAAAAAATGAATCTCTTTTAAAGGCAGCACATCGTTGTTTAATTGAAGAAATGGGTTTTGATTGTTTTTTAGAAAAAAAATTTAATTTTACTTATCATGTTATATTAAAAAATGGATTAATAGAATATGAATTAGATCATGTTTTTGTAGGATATTATGCATATTCTCCTATAATTAATTATAAAGAAGTAGAAAAATGGAAATGGATATCATTAAAAAAATTAATTAAAAATATTCGTCTTTTTCCGGAATATTATACTATTTGGCTAAAAATTATTATAAATAATTATTTACAAAAATTATATTTTTAA
- the coaE gene encoding dephospho-CoA kinase (Dephospho-CoA kinase (CoaE) performs the final step in coenzyme A biosynthesis.) — MKSLLIGITGKMGTGKSLFTTFFKKMGVPIYHSDKKCKKLMNEKKYIKTKIIKYFGKKSYLNNKINTHFLSKTVFNNIYALKLLCSIIHPWVFLDFNNWIKSKKTLYYIKESSLLFESGTYKYCHLIITIVSPIKKMIERIIQRDNLNEEQIMNRINFQTSNKEKIKYSNIIIHNNIHNTLYLENKAKNIHNKIIKKIYQIYG; from the coding sequence ATGAAATCTTTATTAATTGGTATTACTGGAAAAATGGGAACTGGAAAAAGTTTATTTACTACTTTTTTTAAAAAAATGGGGGTACCTATTTATCATTCTGATAAAAAATGTAAAAAATTAATGAATGAAAAAAAATATATAAAAACAAAAATTATTAAATATTTTGGAAAAAAATCTTATTTGAATAATAAAATTAATACTCATTTTTTATCTAAAACAGTTTTTAATAATATTTATGCTTTAAAATTATTATGTTCTATTATTCATCCATGGGTTTTTTTAGATTTTAACAATTGGATAAAATCTAAAAAAACACTTTATTACATAAAAGAATCTTCTCTTTTATTTGAAAGTGGAACATATAAATATTGTCATTTAATTATTACTATTGTTTCTCCTATAAAAAAAATGATAGAAAGAATAATTCAAAGAGATAATTTAAATGAAGAACAAATTATGAATCGTATTAATTTTCAAACTTCTAATAAAGAAAAAATAAAATATTCTAATATTATTATACATAATAATATTCATAATACTTTATATTTAGAAAATAAAGCAAAAAATATTCATAATAAAATTATTAAAAAAATTTATCAAATTTATGGGTAA
- a CDS encoding ABC transporter ATP-binding protein: MGELFAFSKKYFLKYKIRLCIGFILIVISNILTLLPIPYIGKSINIIKKIFTNFSKYHISPKNLKIEICIYTSIILLIPIIGGFVKYHMRQCIITTSRMIEFDIKNEIFSHYQKLSLSFYQKNSTGDLMNRLTEDVSFIRQYIGPGIMYFVNIIVLSFMVFIQMLRLDKKLTFYVMLPIPILFIFIYYISIFIYKKSEEVQNYQSIICSFMQETFSGIHVIKSFLSESFFKKKYQKIIYNYQKKNIKLARIDTILSSIIIFFIGTSHLLILFFGGKKYFQGEIKEIGTLAEFFTYINVLIFPFIILGWVVSIVEKAKVSQLRINSFLQEIPEICNKNLIKTKILGKIQFKDVSFIYYKNNLKNYNKIINKVSFTIQKGNTLILTGETGSGKTTIGKLISRLYDPNQGEILIDNISLKNHNLYSFRNNIGYVPQESFLFSDSIYNNIALGSIKTKVNPWKVYNAAKKAMIEDDILNLKNGYETIIGERGITLSGGQKQRICIARALIRNPKILILDDSFSSIDQKNRKLIIHYLKKDMKKTTIIIITHDISYISDFDLLIILKNGKISKIEKKNLFF; the protein is encoded by the coding sequence ATGGGGGAATTATTTGCTTTTAGCAAAAAATATTTTTTAAAATATAAAATTCGTTTATGTATTGGTTTTATATTAATTGTAATATCAAACATTTTAACTTTATTGCCTATTCCTTATATAGGAAAATCTATTAATATAATAAAAAAAATTTTTACAAATTTTTCAAAATATCATATATCTCCAAAAAATTTAAAAATTGAAATTTGTATTTATACAAGTATAATATTATTAATTCCAATTATAGGAGGTTTTGTAAAATATCATATGAGACAATGTATTATTACAACATCTAGAATGATAGAATTTGATATAAAAAATGAAATTTTTTCACATTATCAAAAATTAAGTTTGTCTTTTTATCAAAAAAATTCAACAGGAGATTTAATGAATAGATTAACAGAAGATGTTTCTTTTATTAGACAATATATAGGTCCAGGAATAATGTATTTTGTAAATATTATTGTATTATCTTTTATGGTATTTATACAAATGTTACGTTTAGATAAAAAATTAACATTTTATGTAATGTTACCTATTCCTATTCTTTTTATTTTCATTTATTATATTAGTATTTTTATTTATAAAAAAAGTGAAGAAGTTCAAAATTATCAATCTATTATTTGTTCTTTTATGCAAGAGACTTTTTCTGGTATTCATGTAATTAAATCATTTTTATCTGAATCTTTTTTTAAAAAAAAATATCAAAAAATTATATATAATTATCAAAAAAAAAATATAAAACTGGCTAGAATTGATACTATTTTATCATCTATTATTATTTTTTTTATTGGGACTAGTCATTTATTAATTCTTTTTTTTGGAGGAAAAAAATATTTTCAAGGAGAAATTAAAGAAATAGGAACTCTAGCAGAATTTTTTACATATATTAATGTATTAATTTTTCCATTTATTATTTTAGGATGGGTAGTTTCTATTGTAGAAAAAGCAAAAGTGTCACAATTACGTATTAATTCTTTTTTGCAAGAAATACCAGAAATTTGTAATAAAAATTTAATTAAAACAAAAATTTTAGGAAAAATTCAATTTAAAGATGTTAGTTTTATTTATTATAAAAATAATTTAAAAAATTATAATAAAATTATTAATAAAGTATCTTTTACTATTCAAAAAGGAAATACTTTAATTTTAACTGGAGAAACAGGATCTGGAAAAACAACTATTGGAAAATTGATATCACGTTTATATGATCCAAATCAAGGAGAAATATTAATTGATAATATTTCTTTAAAAAATCATAATCTTTATAGTTTTAGAAATAATATAGGTTATGTTCCTCAAGAATCTTTTTTATTTTCTGATTCTATATATAATAATATAGCATTAGGAAGTATTAAAACAAAAGTAAATCCATGGAAAGTATATAATGCTGCAAAAAAAGCTATGATAGAAGATGATATTTTAAATTTAAAAAATGGATATGAAACTATTATAGGAGAAAGAGGGATTACTTTATCTGGAGGACAAAAACAAAGAATTTGTATAGCAAGAGCTTTAATAAGAAATCCTAAAATTCTTATACTAGATGATAGTTTCTCTTCTATTGATCAAAAAAATAGAAAATTAATTATTCATTATCTTAAAAAAGATATGAAAAAAACTACTATTATTATTATTACACATGATATTTCTTATATATCTGATTTTGATTTGCTTATTATTTTGAAAAATGGTAAAATATCTAAAATAGAAAAAAAGAACCTTTTTTTTTAG
- a CDS encoding KdsC family phosphatase yields the protein MNDINTFIFDVDGVLTNCTLNLFPDGNMVRQMFAKDGYAMQLAKKKGYNLCIITKGSDLMVFRRLRGLNIRHIYQGVDNKKKYLDEYCHILNINKKKILYMGDDIPDIEIMKSVALPCSPIDAVQEVKEISKYISPKKGGKGCVRDVIEQTLKIQKNWF from the coding sequence ATGAATGATATTAATACTTTCATATTTGATGTAGATGGAGTATTAACAAATTGTACTTTAAATTTATTTCCTGATGGAAATATGGTAAGACAAATGTTTGCGAAGGATGGTTATGCGATGCAATTAGCAAAAAAAAAAGGGTATAATTTATGTATTATTACAAAAGGATCAGATTTAATGGTTTTTAGACGATTAAGAGGTTTAAATATTCGTCATATTTATCAAGGAGTTGATAATAAAAAAAAATATTTAGATGAATATTGTCATATTTTAAATATTAATAAAAAAAAAATATTATATATGGGAGATGATATTCCTGATATTGAAATAATGAAATCAGTCGCATTACCATGTTCCCCTATAGATGCCGTTCAAGAAGTTAAAGAAATTTCTAAATATATTTCTCCTAAGAAAGGAGGAAAAGGATGTGTAAGAGATGTAATAGAACAAACTTTAAAAATTCAAAAAAATTGGTTTTAA
- a CDS encoding 30S ribosomal protein THX yields MGKGDKKTRRGKIKNKTYGNLRPNPRNYKRKRKKN; encoded by the coding sequence ATGGGTAAAGGTGATAAAAAAACTAGAAGAGGAAAAATAAAAAATAAAACATATGGGAATCTTCGTCCCAATCCAAGAAACTATAAAAGAAAAAGAAAAAAAAATTAA